The following are encoded in a window of Haliotis asinina isolate JCU_RB_2024 chromosome 14, JCU_Hal_asi_v2, whole genome shotgun sequence genomic DNA:
- the LOC137261370 gene encoding U1 small nuclear ribonucleoprotein A-like, giving the protein MSVQPNHTVYINNLNEKIKKDELKKSLYAIFSQFGQILDIVALKTLKMRGQAFVIFKDINSAANAMRSMQGFPFYDKPMRIQFSKRDSHVIAKMKGTYVEEPRRKKDDDEAPRKKKKTQQMKVAPAQPPAAPVAQPMAQPPMQPVAAAPAAPSTAIPEQPPNQILFITNLPEETNEMMLSMLFNQFPGFKEVRLVPGRHDIAFVEFETDVQAGAAKEALQGFKITPSNAMKISYAKK; this is encoded by the exons ATGTCTGTTCAGCCCAACCACACTGTGTACATCAACAACCTTAATGAAAAGATTAAAAAGGATG AGCTCAAAAAGTCATTGTATGCCATCTTCTCCCAGTTTGGTCAAATCCTGGACATCGTCGCTCTGAAGACACTGAAGATGAGAGGACAGGCCtttgtgattttcaaagatatcaacaGCGCTGCTAATGCTATGCGATCAATGCAGGGATTCCCCTTCTATGACAAACCCATG AGGATACAATTTTCTAAGAGAGACTCCCATGTGATTGCCAAGATGAAGGGGACATATGTTGAAGAACCACGTAGGaagaaagatgatgatgaagccCCCcgcaaaaagaaaaaaacacaacaaatgaa AGTTGCACCAGCCCAACCCCCAGCAGCACCTGTTGCCCAGCCAATGGCTCAGCCACCTATGCAGCCTGTTGCAG CTGCTCCTGCTGCCCCATCCACTGCCATCCCAGAACAGCCCCCAAACCAGATTCTCTTTATCACAAACCTACCAGAGGAAACCAACGAAATGATGTTGTCCATGTTGTTCAATCA atttcctgGGTTCAAAGAAGTTCGTCTTGTTCCGGGCAGGCACGACATTGCCTTCGTGGAATTTGAGACTGATGTTCAGGCTGGTGCTGCTAAAGAGGCTTTGCAAGGATTTAAGATTACACCAAGCAATGCTATGAAAATTTCATATGCAAAGaagtaa
- the LOC137261058 gene encoding vacuolar protein sorting-associated protein 26B-like, whose product MSFFGFGQGAEVDIVLDGQDSRKTAEIKTEDGKKEWYYLYFDGETVSGKVNVTLKKSGSKLEHQGIKIEFIGQIELYYDRGNHHEFTSLVKELARPGELTHNSSYNFEFQQVEKPYESYTGANVRLRYFLRVTIVKRLTDIVKEQDIVVHTLSQYPDMNNSIKMEVGIEDCLHIEFEYNKSKYHLKDVIVGKIYFLLVRIKIKHMEIQIIKRETTGTGPNTFNENETIAKYEIMDGAPVRGESIPIRLFLSGYELTPTMRDINKKFSVRYYLNLVLVDEEERRYFKQQEITIFRRADKVKRSYQSSMHHHQPNLQRDNAKLKPSPVEENSTPEKDGEDDDEGEDS is encoded by the exons ATG agtTTCTTTGGATTCGGCCAAGGCGCCGAGGTTGACATAGTTCTTGATGGTCAAGACTCCCGTAAAACAGCTGAGATCAAAACAGAGGATGGGAAGAAAGAGTGGTACTACTTATACTTTGATGGAGAGACCGTATCAGGGAAG GTGAATGTGACACTGAAGAAGTCAGGTAGCAAGCTGGAGCACCAAGGGATTAAGATAGAATTTATTGGTCAGATAG AGTTGTACTATGACCGTGGAAACCACCATGAGTTCACATCACTGGTCAAGGAGCTGGCCAGGCCAGGCGAGCTTACACACAATTCCAGCTACAACTTTGAATTTCAACAAGTGGAAAAACCATACGAGTCATACACAGGGGCAAATGTTAGGCTAAG GTATTTTTTGCGTGTGACTATTGTGAAGCGGTTAACGGACATTGTGAAAGAACAGGACATTGTTGTCCACACTCTGTCTCAGTACCCGGACATGAACAACAGCATAAAAATGGAAGTGGGCATTGAAGACTGTCTTCATATAGAGTTTGAATACAACAAGTCAAA GTATCATTTAAAAGATGTCATAGTTGGCAAGATTTACTTCCTGCTTGTGCGGATAAAGATCAAACACATGGAGATTCAGATAATAAAACGAGAGACTACAGGCACAG GTCCCAACACATTCAACGAGAATGAAACCAtagcaaaatatgaaattatggATGGTGCACCAGTTCGAG GAGAGTCAATACCCATCCGGCTGTTCCTCAGTGGGTATGAGCTGACGCCAACTATGAGAGATATAAACAAGAAGTTTTCTGTTCGCTACTATCTCAACTTGGTGCTAGTTGATGAGGAAGAGAGACGGTATTTCAAACAGCAG GAGATCACAATATTCCGACGGGCAGACAAAGTGAAGCGGTCATACCAGTCGTCCATGCATCATCACCAGCCCAACTTACAACGTGACAACGCCAAGTTGAAACCCAGCCCTGTGGAAGAGAACAGTACGCCAGAGAAGGATGgagaagatgatgatgaagggGAAGATTCTTAA